The nucleotide window TAATGTTTTTTCTGTTAATTGCTGGAGTTTTATGGGGATTAGGAACACTATTGAGTAGTCTTTTTTCTTCAACGGAAAATCAGGAGAATTCTTAATCTGTTTCCTTGGGAAGATTTGAGAGCGGGACTTTCTCAGTTAAGGTAAATAAAAATAAATAAATTTACACTACTGCCTTTTGATGGATAAATAAGTAACCTTACGACTGATGAGGTTTGTCTTTAATAATCCCTAAACTAAAAAGGTAAGCAATCAAAAATATACGGAGGAAAATATGGTAACTTCTCAAGAATTACGCGCTATTGGTACATTTCCTAACCGACTCGATGCAGAAGATGCTCTTAATGACCTCAGAAGTTCAGGCTTTGATATGAATAGAGTCTCTATCTTAGCTAAAGATACAGACAAAAGTGAAGACATCGGTGGCGCTCGCGTAAGAGATCGTGATCACGATCGCGGCGATAACGAAGCTCAAGAAGGTGCGGGTATTGGTGCAGTCGCAGGGACTGTATTAGGCGGTATCGGAGGATTACTGGTAGGATTAGAAGCTCTTTTAATTCCTGGTGTTGGCCCGTTTTTCGCAGCCGGTACGATTGCCACCACTTTAGCAGGTGCGGGTATCGGTGCAGCAGCCGGTAGTCTTGTCGGAGCTTTAACCGGTTTAGGAATTCCTGAAGAAGATGCTCACGCTTACAGCGATCGTGTATCTAGTGGTCACTATTTAGTCATGGTAGAAGGTTCTGCTGACGACATCAATCGCGCTCAATCAATTTTAAGAAATCACGATATTAAGGGATGGAATGTGTACGATACATCTACGGGTCGTCGTTACGATTATGATGTGAATCAGGTTAATACCGTAGTTGAGCGAGAACAAGTCCGCACCCCCAGAACTGCGCCGGTTGAAGTTCAACGAGAAGATATTCGGACTCGTAGAACTACCGATGACGAGATTGTAGAAGTAGTCGATCATCGCAACGAGGTTCTTTAAGAACATCAAGATCTAAGTTTTTTAAAAGAGTAAAGTAATAGTGCTTCAGTTTTGGTGGATTTTGACCTGGACATCGGTAATTACAAGTAATACCAAATCTGATTGCCAAAGTTTCTTTATCTTTTTCATGAACCTCGTAGAGACGTTGCATGCAACGTCTCTACAAAAGAAACTTATGTGAACCGGATTTAGTATAAGAGAGCCACTCAGAAAATAATAGCCGATAGTCTTAAATAGGGTCAATCCACCCTATACTTTTATCAACTTTTACGTTAGTTTTTTAAATCCCTAATAAAAAACCGCCATTAAAAATCAATGACGGTTAGACTTGCTTCCAACTCTTAATAAATTGAAGTAAAAATATAGCTTTTGTACTAACTTTATTGTGAAAATAGTTAAAAGTCATGACTCTTTAGATTGATCTAAAGTATGTTACCTGTTATACTTCAACCCTTAAAACCAAACTCTAAAAAAATTTAAATTTACCTTCATTATTTTTTTTGTAAATCAGTGACTACTGTAAGCTGTATCCCATTTAATTTACTCGTTTTGGTCTGATGCGGGAGAAAGGGGCAAGGAGAAGGGGATTCATGTTGAGGGGTTTGTTTTCTAATATCCTCAGATCCCATTTAAATGCACAACAACTTAGGGAGTATTAGGGAAGGGTTAAGCCGCTAAATCTATTAATTTTTATCCTTAATATTTTATTGATAAACAGTTTCTAACAATTAATTAATATCAACTCTTAAAAATCAAACTACAGTTTTTGATGCGTCGGGGACGCATCCTACAATTGGAGCGATTTATTTTGGTGTTAAAATTTACAGAATTGGGATAAATTTTCGGAAAAATAGAGAAAGGTGGGATTTCCTCACTCTGCAATCTGGGAGTTGTTACGGCACAATAATAAAAGGGTCTATAGAGCTATCGTCAATTTTATTGGAAATTAACCGAAGTTTAGGATATGAAAAAGTATATTTTTCCCGGATTACTAGCTATCATAACTTTTTTGATGACTATATTTGTCAATGGGACATGGAGTTTCAATGAAATTAACCAACTCTATATTTTTGGTGATAGTCTATCCGATGTAGGCAATACTGCTAAATTAACCGAATCCCAATATCCTCCCACTCCTCCTTATTTTTCGGGGCGTTTCTCTAACGGCCCTTTGTGGGTAGAATATTTAGCGAAAGATCTTAATCTAAACTCCGATCAAGTCACTAATTTAGCTTGGGGAGGAGCAACAACTAAAGGAAATGTTGGCAATATTCCGGGATTATTAACCCAAGTTAAAAGGTTTGCTAACACTAATCCTACAGTTAACTCAGGGGCACTGGCTGTAATTTGGATAGGAGCAAATGACTATCTTTATGGAACAACTAATGTCAAAATTCCCGTAGACAATATGGTGGAAGCCATTTTTATCTTGGTTCAAACAGGGATTAAAAATTTTTTAATTGTCAATTTGCCGGATTTAGGACAATTACCGGCCACCCGAACTAATGATATTTCTGCTTCTTTAAGTGCTTTAACTAAAGCCCACAATTTATATTTATCTCAAACTATTCAACGACTAGATCAAGACTTAGATTCAGACATTGAAATTGTCGAATTTGATGTATATTCTCTTTATAAAGATGTCATCAATCATCCCGATAAATTCGGACTCAAAAATGTCACTAAAAATTGTTTAAATCAGAAGGTAATCTGTGAGCATCCAGAAAACTTTTTATTTTGGGATAGCCTTCATCCCAGTGCAGTAGCTCATCAAATTTTAGGGGAAAAAGCTTTTGAAAAAGTTCAAAACACACTGTAAATCATCTTGATTTAATCAAAACGAATAAACTAGGTAAATTTTTGGGGAACTTATCCCCATAATTTATTGTCTTGTTGCGATAGAAGGCTAACCGGCTAACTACTAAGTTGATTTTGAAGTTTTTTACTGTACAGTAGAATACAACAAAAGTGTGGTGTAAGTGAGTCAGAACGTTAACAAGCATCGGAAGTCGAAACTAGGCAAGGCTTCCGGATGCTTCTATGATTTAAGGTTGAATATCTTCTAATTCTCCCCAAGTTCCCTCATTACTCATGCGACAAATCATGCCGGGTTGAGAGGTTAACTGTGTCATCCAATTTTGCATTTGCTGTTGTTTTTGTTCTCCATTGAGCCAAACTATAGTTAAATTTCCAATCACATCATAAGGATCGCAAGATAACTTAACATCGGATTGAGCAATGGGTTTTATTTGTTCATTACATTGCCATCCATCTGTTTCAATGATTGGTTTCCAATAGTTGACATCTTTCGCTTCAACTTCGATTTGATTATCTCCATTATTACAGGCCCAAGTTCTCATCTGTTGGGGATCATCCGGCAGATCATCTAAATTTCCCTCTGGAGTTTGAGCAGAAATAGGGAATCCCCCGAATAATAGAGTAATCCCCGTCACTAGAATTAGCTGTTTTAATGTTTTCATAAATAAATGGTGTTGTTTAAAAGGTGTTGATAAATTCATAAAATTGCCTCCCCATTATTGAACCTGAGAAGACGAAGAAGAAAAAATGTGCTACTCTCATCACTAGAGCAATGGTTGCTCATCCGAGAAAAAAAACCCATTCATCAGCAAAATATTACCTCAGAATGAAATTTATATCATCAGTCTATCCCAAAATGTCTATAGCCATGACGATGAATAAATTTATTAGTTAATTTGTCAAGTAAAGTAATCGTGAAATTTTCATTTAACCGTCCATCTAAATCAAATCTACCTCCAAACGAATCCTCATCTTCTGGGTTAGGAACTTTCGGGGGAGTTTATACCCCTTCAATATTGACTATCCTCGGCGTAATTATGTATTTACGCTTTGGTTGGGTGGTCGGAAATGTAGGTTTAATTGGGACTTTATTAATTGTAACTCTCGCTAATTCCATTACCTTTTTAACCGCTTTGTCCATCTGTGCGATCGCAACTGACCGAGTGGTGCGAGTCGGGGGGGCGTATTATATGATAAGTCGTTCTTTGGGCATTGAAACCGGCGGGGCGGTGGGAATACCCCTTTATTTTGCTCAAGCGTTATCCGTTGCGCTTTATACCATCGGTTTTGCGGAAAGTTTGGTACAAACCTTTGATTTTTTAGATCAGCGTTATGTCGCCCTCATTATCACGGTTTTAGTTGGCATTTTAGCCATGACTTCCGCTTCCCTTGCCATCCGTGCCCAATATTTTATTATGGCAGCGATCGCCTTGTCCTTGATTTCTTTCTATTTTGGGCATCAAATAGAACCGACTCACATTGAAATGTGGATCACCAAACGGGAATCATTTTGGACGGTATTTGCTGTCTTTTTCCCGGCGGTAACCGGAATTATGGCGGGGGTAAATATGTCGGGAGATTTGCGAGATCCGATCCGGTCAATTCCGATCGGAACGTTAGCTGCCGTAGGAACTGGGTATTTAATTTATATGAGTTTACCCGTTTTCTTAGCCATGCGTGCCGATGGTAGCACCCTCAGTGCTGAACCCTTAATCATGGAAAGAATGGCGTTATGGGGGCCGGCCATATTATTGGGAGTTTGGGGAGCAACGTTAAGTAGTGCCATTGGGAGTATTTTAGGCGCGCCTAGAGTGTTGCAAGCTTTGGCCAGGGATGGCGTGTTACCCGAATGGATGCGATTTTTAGGTCAAGGAAGTGGCCCAGATGATGAACCTCGCATCGGTACGGCAGTTACTTTAGTGGTATCTTTAGCGGCGGTAGCTATAGGAGAACTCAATCTCATTGCCCCTGTGTTGTCGATGTTCTTTTTGACGACTTATTTTGTTTTAAATGTCTCCGCCGGTATTGAAGGGTTTTTAAAAAGTCCCTCTTTTCGTCCTTCCTTTCGAGTACATTGGGCGTTTTCTCTGCTGGGGGCGATCGGATGTGTCGGGGTGATGTTTCTCATCGATGCAGTCTCCACCGTAGTTGCTGCTATTATCGTCTTACTCATTTATTTATGGATACAACGACGAGAATTAAAGGTAACTTGGGGAGATGTGCGCCGGGGGTTATGGATGGCCTTATTAAGAACGGCCTTATTTCATCTCGATCATACTCAAGATCCGAAAAACTGGCGGCCTTCTATTTTAGTCCTGTCCGGAGTCCCCACAAAGCGCTGGCCGTTGATTCAATTAGCGGATGCTCTCAGTCATAACCGGGGATTAATTACAGTATCTAGCGTTTTGCCCAGTGGATCAAGAGATATCGCCCAACAGGTAGTTTTAGAAAAGAAAATCCGGGATTATTTAGAAAAACGAGGCATACAAGCGTTAGTGAGAACGGTTACTGCTCCCGATCCCTTTGAAGGAGGAGTAAAATTAGTAGAGGCTTATGGATTAGGAGCAGTCGTTCCCAATACTATAATTTTGGGAGATAGTCAAGAATCTTCCCGAAGAGAGCAATATTGCCAGATGATTGCTCAATTTCATCAAGGTAAGCGCAACGTCGTTATTTTAAGAGATAATCCCACTTTAACCCCTGATATTTTTGAACCCTCTGCGGTTGGTCGTCGTCAGATTGATGTTTGGTGGGGAGGGGGAATACAATCTAATGGGAGTTTGATGTTATTGTTGGCTTATTTATTGACCAATGTTCAACCTTGGCGAAGCGCGGATATTTATTTAAAATTAGTTGTACCCGATGAAACCGCCGCCAGTGCCGCCGAAGAGAATTTAGCAAAATTTGTCAAAAGTTTAAGAATAGGGGCTTCTTGCAAGGTTTTAGTGAGTGATGGAGAGAGATTTGATCAGATACTGCATCAATCTTCAGCTAAAGCGGACTTAATTTTATTAGGGATGGCAACTCCAGGAGAAAATTTTGCTCAATATTATGAGAATTTACAGAAACGAATTGCTGATTTACCCACAACTATTTTAGTCTTAGCGGCTTCCGGTTTTGCTTTTGCGGAGATTTTAGGAGAAAGTTAACGTAGGATGGGTTCAAGGACGTATCTGGTATTTATACAGTTTCTAAGAGAACTAGATAAGGCAAATTCTTATTTTCCCATACTTTAATTAATGAATAAAGGTGTGTACTCAAAAAAAAAGACCCTTCATAAGCTAATCGTAATTCTCTCTCTAAAATTTCTGTTTCAACCTCTGTATGTTTACATGAACCTATAGCTTTACACAGTGCAATTGAAAGAAGACAGATTAAATCATGACCACAGCAGACTTGCCAAAGATCATGATTATTTTTTTTGAGTTGATTAATTTTTTCTTGTATTTCTTGTTCTTGTAAGGAGAGTTTTTGAGAGTGATTTTTGACTGTAGTGATTAAAATTAAAACGTCTAGTGAAAGGTTCTTTTTATTAATAAATTTATTAAAATTTAACTCTTCAAATTTCAAGGATAAATTTTCTAGGAGAGAATGCCATCTTAAATAACCTATTTCTTGTCCTACTTCTAGTAAAGTCTCTCGAATATCTTTAGGAAACTTATTAATTTTTTCTTCACTTCCTCGTTCTCTCAAAAATTTCTCAAAAGCAGGAGATTTAATTAACATCATTTCTAAATCATGGTCATCAGTTAATAATAAATTATCACTGGTAAACTCTTGATTTTCTTCTAATCTTGAAAAATCAGCATCTACAATGGCTAAAATTCCTTTAAAATTATCTTGCTCAAGGATTTTTAAAATTTCTATAGCATTAAATTTACTGTTTGCAACAACAACCTCACATTTTTTACTATTAACTAACCGCTCATATATTAACTTATCTGACGTTCCTTCTACAATTAAAAAAGTGCCTAAAAATTTGTCACGACGTAACCGAATTTGATTAGCGCGACGATTAGCATCTCTATTGATCATCGATTATGTCCTTTTAATTGAACAGTTAAATCCCATCGATCATTAATGATATCTGGTGAATGAGTAGCCATCAATATATCACAATTAATTAATTTAATAATTTTTTGTAAATCTTCTAAATAATGAACTTGCCATTCAACGTGCAAAGAGATTTCAGGTTCATCAATTAAAATCAATGAGTTAGGTTGAGTTTTAAACAATAATTCGCATAACATAATTAACTCATTTTGCTCCCCAGATGATAATTCTGTAGGGGACAAATTATAACCATTATTAGTAGTAAAAATAAATCCTTTTTTTTGGTCTATTCTTATATTTTTATAGGTAAAATGATCGTTAATAATATTTTGTAATAACTCAGTTTTTTGAGCTATGTCCGTAAATACATTTAATTTTGTTTCTACATCTTCTACATAAACAGAAAGGAGATTTCTAGTGCTATCATCAATCGTTCTATCTTGAATCTGAAAATTAGGATTTTCATCCTTAGTTAAAAGTCCAGATTCTATTAATTGATTTCTTTGTTTTTCTAAACTTGATAATTTATCTTTAAGTTCCTCATCTGTTAACTTATGAGATTTTTTTTGTTGAAAAACTCTAGCAGGAAATGTTCGATCTAATGATTGAGATAATTTACCATACTCGGCTAAGGTAGCTTGAAT belongs to Gloeothece citriformis PCC 7424 and includes:
- a CDS encoding general stress protein codes for the protein MVTSQELRAIGTFPNRLDAEDALNDLRSSGFDMNRVSILAKDTDKSEDIGGARVRDRDHDRGDNEAQEGAGIGAVAGTVLGGIGGLLVGLEALLIPGVGPFFAAGTIATTLAGAGIGAAAGSLVGALTGLGIPEEDAHAYSDRVSSGHYLVMVEGSADDINRAQSILRNHDIKGWNVYDTSTGRRYDYDVNQVNTVVEREQVRTPRTAPVEVQREDIRTRRTTDDEIVEVVDHRNEVL
- a CDS encoding SGNH/GDSL hydrolase family protein is translated as MKKYIFPGLLAIITFLMTIFVNGTWSFNEINQLYIFGDSLSDVGNTAKLTESQYPPTPPYFSGRFSNGPLWVEYLAKDLNLNSDQVTNLAWGGATTKGNVGNIPGLLTQVKRFANTNPTVNSGALAVIWIGANDYLYGTTNVKIPVDNMVEAIFILVQTGIKNFLIVNLPDLGQLPATRTNDISASLSALTKAHNLYLSQTIQRLDQDLDSDIEIVEFDVYSLYKDVINHPDKFGLKNVTKNCLNQKVICEHPENFLFWDSLHPSAVAHQILGEKAFEKVQNTL
- a CDS encoding amino acid permease-associated protein — its product is MKFSFNRPSKSNLPPNESSSSGLGTFGGVYTPSILTILGVIMYLRFGWVVGNVGLIGTLLIVTLANSITFLTALSICAIATDRVVRVGGAYYMISRSLGIETGGAVGIPLYFAQALSVALYTIGFAESLVQTFDFLDQRYVALIITVLVGILAMTSASLAIRAQYFIMAAIALSLISFYFGHQIEPTHIEMWITKRESFWTVFAVFFPAVTGIMAGVNMSGDLRDPIRSIPIGTLAAVGTGYLIYMSLPVFLAMRADGSTLSAEPLIMERMALWGPAILLGVWGATLSSAIGSILGAPRVLQALARDGVLPEWMRFLGQGSGPDDEPRIGTAVTLVVSLAAVAIGELNLIAPVLSMFFLTTYFVLNVSAGIEGFLKSPSFRPSFRVHWAFSLLGAIGCVGVMFLIDAVSTVVAAIIVLLIYLWIQRRELKVTWGDVRRGLWMALLRTALFHLDHTQDPKNWRPSILVLSGVPTKRWPLIQLADALSHNRGLITVSSVLPSGSRDIAQQVVLEKKIRDYLEKRGIQALVRTVTAPDPFEGGVKLVEAYGLGAVVPNTIILGDSQESSRREQYCQMIAQFHQGKRNVVILRDNPTLTPDIFEPSAVGRRQIDVWWGGGIQSNGSLMLLLAYLLTNVQPWRSADIYLKLVVPDETAASAAEENLAKFVKSLRIGASCKVLVSDGERFDQILHQSSAKADLILLGMATPGENFAQYYENLQKRIADLPTTILVLAASGFAFAEILGES
- a CDS encoding DUF4435 domain-containing protein, which codes for MINRDANRRANQIRLRRDKFLGTFLIVEGTSDKLIYERLVNSKKCEVVVANSKFNAIEILKILEQDNFKGILAIVDADFSRLEENQEFTSDNLLLTDDHDLEMMLIKSPAFEKFLRERGSEEKINKFPKDIRETLLEVGQEIGYLRWHSLLENLSLKFEELNFNKFINKKNLSLDVLILITTVKNHSQKLSLQEQEIQEKINQLKKNNHDLWQVCCGHDLICLLSIALCKAIGSCKHTEVETEILERELRLAYEGSFFLSTHLYSLIKVWENKNLPYLVLLETV